In a genomic window of Phoenix dactylifera cultivar Barhee BC4 unplaced genomic scaffold, palm_55x_up_171113_PBpolish2nd_filt_p 000883F, whole genome shotgun sequence:
- the LOC103711805 gene encoding galactan beta-1,4-galactosyltransferase GALS1-like yields the protein MKPILRKDGVCGGNGGNGGASPSLPLACFDMKPFIATLVVLTLLMAMWQLQPYESFLSSRTSSCPLPNSTSPRSESKLSSSPVAPVSTSTPTIQKAPVFIPPPDPNKRVFPAYGSAASLFVQMGAYRGGAATFAVVGLASKPTHVFGTPWFKCEWVSNKPSAAPVRAKAYKMLPDWGYGRVYTVVVVNCTFPSNPNADNAGGKLLLHAYYSTTSRRYEKFVALEESPGSYDESHYQPPFRYEYLYCGSSLYGNLSAGRIREWMAYHAYFFGPNSHFVFHDAGGVSPEVKAVLEPWVKAGRATVQDIRAQAEYDGYYYNQFLVVNDCLHRYRHAANWTFFFDVDEYLYLPEGRTLASVLDKLSGYTQFTIEQNPMSSKLCVLDPKKDYSKEWGFEKLVFRNSITGVRRDRKYAIQARKAYATGVHMSQNVIGKTTHKTEDMIRYYHYHNSINVLGEPCREFIPVPPKGNATWFEKIPYVYDDNMKRVAGTIKQFEKETIGSIRT from the exons ATGAAGCCCATCCTGAGGAAAGATGGCGTATGTGgaggaaatggaggaaatgGTGGAGCTTCCCCTTCCCTCCCCCTCGCCTGTTTTGATATGAAGCCATTCATAGCCACCCTTGTAGTCCTCACGCTTCTCATGGCCATGTGGCAGCTCCAACCCTACGAATCCTTCCTCTCCTCTCGCACCTCCTCTTGCCCTCTCCCCAACTCCACTTCCCCACGCTCAGAATCCAAGCTTTCCTCCTCCCCTGTTGCCCCTGTTTCCACCTCCACCCCCACAATCCAAAAAGCTCCTGTTTTTATTCCTCCTCCCGACCCAAACAAGAGAGTTTTCCCGGCGTACGGCAGCGCCGCCTCGCTCTTCGTCCAGATGGGCGCCTACCGCGGCGGCGCCGCCACATTCGCCGTCGTCGGTCTCGCCTCCAAGCCCACCCATGTCTTCGGCACCCCCTGGTTCAAATGCGAGTGGGTCTCCAACAAACCCTCCGCCGCCCCCGTCCGCGCCAAGGCCTACAAGATGCTCCCCGACTGGGGCTACGGCCGCGTCTACACCGTCGTCGTCGTCAACTGCACCTTCCCTTCCAACCCCAATGCCGACAACGCCGGCGGCAAGCTCCTCCTCCACGCCTACTACTCCACCACCTCTCGCCGCTACGAAAAGTTCGTAGCTTTGGAGGAGTCTCCAGGCTCCTACGACGAATCCCATTACCAGCCGCCGTTCCGGTACGAGTACCTCTACTGTGGCTCCTCCTTGTATGGCAATTTGAGTGCTGGAAGGATCAGAGAATGGATGGCCTACCATGCTTACTTCTTTGGTCCCAATTCCCATTTCGTCTTCCACGACGCCGGGGGCGTCAGCCCGGAGGTGAAGGCAGTGCTCGAGCCGTGGGTGAAAGCTGGGCGGGCGACGGTGCAGGACATCCGTGCGCAGGCGGAGTATGATGGGTACTACTACAATCAGTTCTTGGTGGTGAATGATTGCCTGCACCGGTATCGGCACGCCGCCAATTGGACCTTCTTCTTCGATGTCGATGAGTACTTGTATTTGCCGGAGGGGCGGACGCTGGCGTCGGTGCTCGACAAGCTCTCCGGGTATACTCAATTCACCATCGAGCAGAATCCCATGTCAAGCAAGCTGTGCGTGCTGGATCCTAAGAAGGACTACTCCAA GGAATGGGGCTTTGAGAAGCTGGTCTTCCGGAACTCGATCACCGGAGTGCGGCGAGACCGTAAATACGCCATTCAGGCGAGGAAAGCATACGCCACCGGAGTTCACATGTCGCAGAATGTCATCGGAAAGACGACCCACAAGACGGAGGACATGATCCGATACTACCACTACCACAATTCCATCAATGTATTGGGAGAGCCATGCAGGGAATTCATTCCTGTGCCACCCAAAGGCAATGCAACATGGTTTGAGAAGATCCCATACGTGTATGATGATAATATGAAGCGcgtcgccggcaccatcaagcAGTTTGAGAAGGAAACAATTGGATCCATCAGAACGTAG
- the LOC103711821 gene encoding uncharacterized protein LOC103711821 isoform X2, whose product MVGPMIRLANEDDAPPWLRPLLKTSFFIPCEVHADSNKSECNMYCLDCMGRALCSYCLANHKDHHVVQIRRSSYHNVIRVSEVSKFIDISCVQTYIINSAKIVFLNERPQPRPGKGVTNTCEICCRSLLDSFRFCSLGCKLGGMKRDPELAFTLRPKPSREFLHGSESDESPTPRKLRKTSAFGRATEVPANPSDDEAGNATSSISPGTPPINGYRTSRRKGIPHRAPF is encoded by the exons ATG GTGGGTCCGATGATTCGGCTGGCGAATGAGGACGATGCTCCGCCATGGCTGAGGCCGCTCCTGAAGACGAGCTTCTTTATTCCGTGCGAGGTTCATGCCGATTCCAACAAGAGTGAATGCAATATGTACTGCTTGGATTGCATGGGGCGAGCTCTCTGTTCCTATTGCCTCGCCAACCACAAGGACCACCATGTTGTTCAG ATTCGGAGATCTTCGTACCATAACGTGATCAGGGTGTCCGAGGTGTCGAAGTTTATCGACATCTCCTGCGTCCAGACGTACATTATAAACAGCGCCAAGATCGTCTTCCTCAACGAGAGGCCGCAGCCGAGGCCCGGGAAGGGGGTGACCAACACCTGCGAGATTTGCTGCCGGAGCCTCCTCGATTCCTTCCGGTTCTGCTCCCTCGGATGCAAG CTTGGAGGCATGAAGAGAGACCCAGAGCTGGCCTTCACCCTGCGCCCCAAGCCGAGCCGGGAATTTCTCCATGGATCGGAGTCGGACGAGTCGCCGACCCCCCGGAAGCTCCGGAAGACGTCGGCCTTCGGCCGAGCCACCGAAGTCCCGGCGAACCCATCGGATGATGAGGCCGGCAATGCCACCAGCAGCATTTCTCCGGGGACCCCTCCCATCAACGGCTACCGGACGTCCAGAAGAAAGGGTATTCCCCATCGAGCTCCATTCTGA
- the LOC103711821 gene encoding uncharacterized protein LOC103711821 isoform X1, with protein sequence MGVWEQVGPMIRLANEDDAPPWLRPLLKTSFFIPCEVHADSNKSECNMYCLDCMGRALCSYCLANHKDHHVVQIRRSSYHNVIRVSEVSKFIDISCVQTYIINSAKIVFLNERPQPRPGKGVTNTCEICCRSLLDSFRFCSLGCKLGGMKRDPELAFTLRPKPSREFLHGSESDESPTPRKLRKTSAFGRATEVPANPSDDEAGNATSSISPGTPPINGYRTSRRKGIPHRAPF encoded by the exons ATGGGGGTTTGGGAGCAGGTGGGTCCGATGATTCGGCTGGCGAATGAGGACGATGCTCCGCCATGGCTGAGGCCGCTCCTGAAGACGAGCTTCTTTATTCCGTGCGAGGTTCATGCCGATTCCAACAAGAGTGAATGCAATATGTACTGCTTGGATTGCATGGGGCGAGCTCTCTGTTCCTATTGCCTCGCCAACCACAAGGACCACCATGTTGTTCAG ATTCGGAGATCTTCGTACCATAACGTGATCAGGGTGTCCGAGGTGTCGAAGTTTATCGACATCTCCTGCGTCCAGACGTACATTATAAACAGCGCCAAGATCGTCTTCCTCAACGAGAGGCCGCAGCCGAGGCCCGGGAAGGGGGTGACCAACACCTGCGAGATTTGCTGCCGGAGCCTCCTCGATTCCTTCCGGTTCTGCTCCCTCGGATGCAAG CTTGGAGGCATGAAGAGAGACCCAGAGCTGGCCTTCACCCTGCGCCCCAAGCCGAGCCGGGAATTTCTCCATGGATCGGAGTCGGACGAGTCGCCGACCCCCCGGAAGCTCCGGAAGACGTCGGCCTTCGGCCGAGCCACCGAAGTCCCGGCGAACCCATCGGATGATGAGGCCGGCAATGCCACCAGCAGCATTTCTCCGGGGACCCCTCCCATCAACGGCTACCGGACGTCCAGAAGAAAGGGTATTCCCCATCGAGCTCCATTCTGA